In a genomic window of Vigna angularis cultivar LongXiaoDou No.4 chromosome 6, ASM1680809v1, whole genome shotgun sequence:
- the LOC108343524 gene encoding glutamate decarboxylase 1: MVLSKTASESDVSVHSTFASRYVRTSLPRFRMPEESIPKEAAYQIINDELMLDGNPRLNLASFVTTWMEPECDKLIMASINKNYVDMDEYPVTTELQNRCVNMIAHLFNAPLEESETAVGVGTVGSSEAIMLAGLAFKRRWQNRRKAEGKPYDKPNIVTGANVQVCWEKFARYFEVELKEVKLRDGYYVMDPDQAAELVDENTICVAAILGSTLNGEFEDVKRLNDLLVEKNKQTGWETPIHVDAASGGFIAPFIYPELEWDFRLPLVKSINVSGHKYGLVYAGIGWVIWRSKEDLPEELIFHINYLGADQPTFTLNFSKGSSQVIAQYYQLIRLGFEGYRNVMENCRDNMLVLKEGLEKTGRFAIVSKDNGVPLVAFTLKDHTHFDEFQISDLLRRFGWIVPAYTMPPDAQHVTVLRVVIREDFSRTLAERLVADVEKVVHELDSLPARVISSTTVAVNTEENGKVVKKSALETQREITAVWKKFVLERKKLNDKMNGVC, translated from the exons ATGGTTCTCTCCAAAACCGCTTCCGAATCCGACGTTTCTGTCCACTCCACCTTCGCTTCTCGCTATGTCAGAACTTCACTTCCCAG GTTCAGGATGCCGGAGGAGTCGATTCCAAAGGAAGCAGCGTACCAGATCATAAACGATGAGTTGATGTTGGATGGGAACCCAAGGTTGAACTTGGCTTCGTTTGTGACGACATGGATGGAACCTGAGTGTGATAAACTCATCATGGCTTCCATCAATAAGAACTATGTTGACATGGATGAGTACCCTGTCACCACTGAGCTTCAG AACCGATGTGTGAACATGATAGCTCATCTTTTTAATGCACCACTAGAAGAATCTGAAACTGCTGTTGGTGTTGGCACGGTCGGTTCATCAGAGGCCATAATGTTGGCTGGATTGGCCTTCAAAAGGAGGTGGCAAAACAGAAGGAAAGCAGAGGGAAAGCCTTATGACAAACCCAACATTGTCACCGGAGCCAACGTTCAG GTTTGCTGGGAGAAATTCGCAAGGTACTTCGAGGTGGAGTTGAAGGAAGTGAAGCTGCGTGATGGATACTATGTAATGGACCCTGACCAGGCTGCGGAATTGGTGGATGAGAACACTATTTGTGTTGCTGCTATCCTTGGTTCCACACTAAACGGAGAGTTTGAGGATGTCAAACGCCTCAATGATCTTCTTGTTGAAAAGAATAAGCAAACTGG GTGGGAAACTCCTATTCACGTTGATGCAGCCAGTGGTGGATTCATTGCTCCATTTATTTACCCAGAGCTTGAGTGGGATTTCCGATTACCACTAGTGAAGAGCATCAATGTTAGTGGACACAAATATGGTTTGGTGTATGCTGGAATCGGTTGGGTTATCTGGAGGAGCAAGGAGGACCTGCCTGAAGAACTCATCTTCCATATCAACTATCTCGGAGCTGATCAACCCACCTTCACACTTAACTTCTCCAAAG GTTCCAGCCAAGTCATTGCTCAATACTACCAACTAATTCGCCTTGGTTTTGAG GGCTACAGAAACGTGATGGAAAATTGCAGAGACAACATGTTGGTGCTGAAAGAGGGACTCGAGAAGACAGGGCGGTTTGCCATTGTGTCCAAAGACAATGGTGTGCCTTTGGTTGCTTTCACCCTGAAAGACCACACTCACTTTGACGAGTTTCAAATCTCTGACCTGCTGAGACGTTTTGGATGGATTGTGCCAGCATACACCATGCCCCCAGATGCTCAACATGTTACAGTGCTTCGTGTTGTCATCAGGGAGGACTTTTCAAGAACTCTTGCAGAGCGTCTGGTGGCAGATGTGGAAAAGGTGGTGCATGAGCTTGATAGCCTTCCAGCAAGGGTGATCAGTAGCACCACCGTGGCAGTCAACACAGAAGAAAATGGCAAAGTGGTTAAGAAGAGTGCTCTGGAGACACAGAGGGAAATCACTGCGGTTTGGAAGAAGTTTGTGTTGGAGAGGAAGAAGCTCAATGACAAGATGAATGGTGTTTGCTAG
- the LOC108341139 gene encoding L-type lectin-domain containing receptor kinase VIII.1, translating to MSARKCRPTSHTLSAPHSPLNFLPLLFLCFLLPLNTFPHTSFLHLEPNQLYTTSQKHTQHHYSHPFKVIKLVKNKDNILNHSNNITFTVSSASPNQTTHLRSPMPPPQTPFFIVFLCFLNACSSVFATQFDFGTLTMSTLKLLGDAHLNNNTVSLTGDPAVPNSAAGRALYSDPIRFRQQGSPSLASFSTFFSFSVTNLNPSSVGGGLAFVISPDSTAVGDSGGFLGLQNPAAATGGGGGFVAVEFDTLMDVEFSDINGNHVGLDLNSVVSAQVSDLGSVGVDLKSGDSVNAWIEYDGSSKGLRVWVSYSTVRPKDPILKVDLDVGMYVNDFMYVGFSGSTQGSTEVHNVEWWSFNSSFDSAAAPATMSAPSATSAPEQKESKSSRNGTVGAVAGVVTAGAFVLALFAGAFIWVYSKKVKRMKKFDQSIESEIIRMPKEFSYKELKFATKGFSANRVIGHGAFGTVYKGVLPESGDTVAVKRCNHSGQGKSEFLSELSIIGSLRHRNLVHLQGWCHEKGEILLVYDLMPNGSLDKALYEARMPLSWPHRLKILLGVSSVLAYLHHECENQVIHRDIKTSNIMLDEGFNARLGDFGLARQTQHDKSPDATVAAGTMGYLAPEYVLTGRATEKTDVFSYGAVVLEVACGRRPIEKDAAANGKVGVSSNLVERVWSLHQEGKLLTAADPRLEGEFEEGEMRRVLLVGLACSHPDSMARPTMRGAVQMLLGEAEVPIVPRAKPSTSYSTSHLLLSLQDSESDCNNAMITISTSSSENTLSDRHIL from the coding sequence ATGAGTGCGAGAAAGTGCAGACCCACCTCTCACACACTGTCTGCTCCACACTCTCCTTTGAATTTTCTGCCATTATTATTCCTTTGTTTCCTTCTTCCGTTGAACACTTTCCCCCATACTTCTTTTCTGCATTTGGAACCCAATCAATTATACACAACGTCACAAAAACACACTCAGCACCATTACTCCCACCCCTTCAAGGTAATTAAACTCGTCAAGAACAAAGACAACATCCTTAATCATTCTAACAACATTACTTTCACTGTTTCCTCGGCATCACCGAATCAGACCACCCATCTTCGTTCCCCAATGCCGCCACCTCAAACGCCCTTCTTCATCGTCTTTCTGTGTTTTCTCAATGCCTGTTCTTCTGTCTTCGCCACCCAGTTTGACTTTGGAACCTTAACCATGAGTACACTGAAACTTCTCGGCGATGCCCATTTGAACAACAACACCGTCAGCCTCACCGGTGACCCCGCCGTCCCAAACTCCGCTGCTGGCAGAGCGCTTTACTCCGACCCCATCAGATTCCGGCAACAAGGGTCCCCTTCTCTGGCGAGCTTCTCcactttcttctccttttctgtCACCAACCTCAATCCATCCTCCGTCGGCGGCGGCCTCGCCTTCGTCATCTCGCCGGACTCCACCGCTGTCGGTGATTCCGGCGGCTTCCTCGGTCTGCAAAACCCCGCCGCCGCCACAGGCGGTGGCGGCGGGTTCGTCGCTGTTGAATTCGACACCCTGATGGACGTGGAATTCAGCGACATTAATGGAAACCATGTGGGGTTGGACTTAAACAGCGTTGTTTCGGCTCAAGTTAGCGACTTGGGAAGCGTCGGAGTGGATCTTAAAAGCGGTGACTCGGTGAACGCGTGGATCGAGTACGATGGAAGCAGCAAAGGGTTGCGCGTGTGGGTCTCGTACTCGACTGTGAGGCCGAAAGATCCGATTTTGAAGGTGGATCTCGATGTCGGTATGTATGTTAATGATTTCATGTATGTGGGGTTTTCTGGGTCTACCCAAGGTAGCACGGAGGTGCACAATGTTGAGTGGTGGAGTTTCAATTCCTCTTTCGATTCCGCGGCGGCTCCTGCCACCATGTCAGCACCCTCCGCCACTTCAGCACCTGAGCAGAAGGAAAGTAAGTCTTCTAGGAACGGTACTGTGGGGGCTGTTGCTGGGGTTGTGACTGCTGGTGCTTTTGTTCTTGCGCTCTTTGCTGGTGCATTCATTTGGGTGTATTCTAAGAAGGTGAAGCGAATGAAGAAATTTGATCAATCTATTGAGTCGGAGATTATTAGAATGCCAAAGGAGTTTAGCTACAAGGAGCTGAAATTTGCCACTAAGGGGTTCAGTGCTAATAGGGTCATTGGTCATGGTGCTTTTGGGACCGTGTACAAGGGTGTGCTGCCTGAGAGTGGTGACACTGTTGCGGTGAAGAGGTGTAATCATAGTGGTCAAGGTAAGAGTGAGTTTTTGTCCGAGTTGTCTATAATTGGGAGTCTCAGGCATCGGAATCTGGTTCACCTTCAAGGTTGGTGCCATGAGAAAGGTGAGATTTTGTTGGTGTATGACTTGATGCCCAATGGGAGTTTAGATAAGGCTTTGTATGAGGCTAGGATGCCTTTGTCATGGCCTCACAGGCTCAAAATTTTGTTAGGTGTGTCATCTGTGTTGGCCTACTTGCATCACGAATGTGAAAACCAGGTAATTCATAGGGACATTAAGACTAGTAACATTATGTTAGATGAAGGGTTCAATGCTCGGTTAGGCGATTTTGGTTTAGCAAGACAAACACAACATGATAAGTCTCCTGATGCCACTGTGGCTGCCGGAACAATGGGGTATCTTGCCCCAGAGTATGTTCTTACTGGTAGAGCAACTGAGAAAACTGATGTGTTTAGCTATGGTGCGGTGGTTCTTGAGGTGGCCTGTGGGAGGAGGCCTATTGAGAAAGATGCCGCTGCAAATGGTAAAGTTGGGGTTAGCAGCAATTTGGTGGAACGGGTTTGGAGTTTGCATCAAGAAGGTAAGTTGCTAACGGCAGCTGATCCAAGACTTGAAGGTGAGTTTGAAGAAGGGGAAATGAGGAGGGTACTCTTAGTTGGGTTAGCTTGTTCACACCCAGATTCAATGGCAAGACCAACTATGAGGGGTGCAGTTCAGATGCTGCTTGGAGAGGCTGAAGTGCCTATTGTCCCTAGAGCCAAACCGTCTACTAGTTACAGCACTTCTCACCTCTTATTGAGCCTGCAAGATAGTGAATCTGACTGTAATAATGCTATGATCACCATCTCTACCTCCTCTTCAGAGAACACCCTCAGTGACAGACATATACTCTGA